The Nostoc sp. PCC 7524 nucleotide sequence AAAATAAACTAGGCTCAAACCCTCTTCCCTCCTGCCTCCTACCTCCTGCCTTGCCATAGCGATAATTTTTAACACTGAGCTACTTAGCAGTTATTTTTGGTCATGAAGTTCACTCAATGGGTGAGCTGCGAAAGATGATGATTGGTTATCCCCAAAATAATTTCTGGCTGCGGGGTCTAAAGACTCCACTTGATATTACGTATTTGCTCTTGACCAAAACATCGCCATTAATTATTAAGTTTTTTAAAAAATGCCATATTTACAGCCAGCATCCAATCCAATTCCATAACATCAGTCGTCATCTAAATATAGATGGCAGTGAAGAGGAAATATCTCTTGATTTAGTTGTGGAGTGAGGTAATGGCACAAAATTTATCTTTAACTGGTGACTGTATTAGTTTAGACATGGTTCAAAAATCACATGGAGCCTAAACTACCCCAGTCAAATTTCTTCTTAGCTGCCGATGTGACCGATGAAGCTTTATTTGTAGCACTCAAAAATGGTGATTCTGCGGCATTAAGTGTGTTGTTCCAGCGTCATGGTCGCTTAGTTTATGGATTAGCTTTGAAAATTTTGGCTAACTCCCAAGAAGCCGAAGATTTAACCCAGGAAATTTTTCTGACACTGTGGCGCAAAGCATCTAGTAATCCTGATTGTCGCTTTTTTGTGCGCTATCTAGTGACACTCACGCGATC carries:
- a CDS encoding sigma-70 family RNA polymerase sigma factor gives rise to the protein MEPKLPQSNFFLAADVTDEALFVALKNGDSAALSVLFQRHGRLVYGLALKILANSQEAEDLTQEIFLTLWRKASSNPDCRFFVRYLVTLTRSRAIDKLRARTRQLKLVEKWGQTMTNEATLEPTPVEQASFAERSGRIYNALAQLPEKQRQVIELAYNQGLSQSEIAQKEFLSLP